A single Lactuca sativa cultivar Salinas chromosome 8, Lsat_Salinas_v11, whole genome shotgun sequence DNA region contains:
- the LOC111902648 gene encoding uncharacterized protein LOC111902648, with product MGTKRPFDEDIQEFIKHPKHLENGNKPDPFGEEDKHTLETSHNLGITGEHGATFFQTGDSIKTEKLNSVTEMANEFETSEHSRENIPAPVFPSNLFPEFFEFNMPRRQLAHFDDTYSSILSNSPRKQVPIGPDHQADVPDFDPDLARNLSENREKSSLGVIVNSPSSETDCKCLDSGSIRCVQQHINEVRLKLKNSLGLDKFIDLGLHEMGEEVSHNWTDEEQQLFQDVVYSNPVSLGRRFWEQLSIAFRSRTKKELVSYYFNVFMLRRRAVQNRSNLLEIDSDDDEWWGSKRGPSGSGVRVEDEEFVVVGPFGDSGGRDSSSSEDGDDHGDILVGVHGGDLHDDKTVSESEQEKVNGGGLRSESYLHWDPPYSTMGSTKGVDLLPTCSMIEEIFGSSKNGKNT from the exons ATGGGAACCAAAAGACCTTTTGATGAGGATATTCAGGAGTTTATAAAGCATCCAAAGCATCTTGAAAATGGGAATAAACCTGATCcatttggagaagaagataaacATACTCTTGAAACATCTCACAATCTTGGGATTACAG GTGAACATGGAGCTACCTTCTTCCAAACAGGTGATTCCATTAAAACCGAGAAGCTCAATTCTGTCACAGAAATGGCGAACGAGTTTGAAACCAGTGAACACTCACGTGAAAACATTCCCGCCCCTGTGTTTCCCTCGAATCTTTTCCCTGAGTTTTTCGAATTCAACATGCCAAGACGACAACTAGCTCATTTTGATGATACGTATTCATCTATTTTGAGTAATTCTCCCAGAAAACAGGTTCCAATTGGGCCAGATCATCAAGCCGATGTCCCTGATTTTGATCCAGATTTAGCGAGGAATCTCTCTGAGAATCGAGAGAAAAGTTCATTAGGCGTAATTGTCAATTCACCTTCGAGTGAAACAGATTGTAAATGCTTGGATTCCGGTTCTATCCGATGCGTTCAACAACACATCAATGAAGTCCGATTGAAGCTAAAAAACTCTCTAGGGCTTGACAAATTCATCGATTTAGGGTTACACGAAATGGGGGAAGAAGTATCGCATAACTGGACTGACGAAGAACAACAACTCTTTCAAGACGTGGTTTACTCTAATCCCGTTTCTCTAGGTCGCCGATTCTGGGAACAACTCTCGATTGCATTCCGATCCCGAACAAAGAAGGAATTGGTAAGTTATTACTTCAACGTTTTCATGCTTCGTAGACGCGCTGTTCAAAACCGATCGAATTTATTAGAAATCGATAGCGACGACGATGAATGGTGGGGAAGTAAACGCGGGCCTTCTGGCTCTGGTGTAAGAGTAGAAGACGAAGAGTTTGTTGTGGTCGGACCTTTCGGCGATTCCGGCGGTCGTGATTCTTCTTCATCCGAAGACGGCGATGACCATGGAGATATTCTCGTCGGTGTTCATGGCGGCGATTTACATGACGATAAGACTGTAAGTGAAAGCGAGCAAGAAAAGGTAAACGGTGGTGGGTTGAGATCGGAATCGTATTTACATTGGGATCCGCCGTACTCCACCATGGGTTCAACGAAAGGTGTTGATCTGTTGCCGACTTGTAGTATGATCGAAGAAATATTTGGGTCCTCAAAAAACGGGAAGAATACTTAA